The proteins below come from a single Stutzerimonas stutzeri RCH2 genomic window:
- a CDS encoding LysE family translocator — protein sequence MELYLSMAAFALASSITPGPVNLVALNCGARFGFRASGRHIAGATIGFTLLLLLIGLGLYELLERAPVLLRGIQWGGVAFLLYMAWRLATDDGRLQPEGAASGPSLLQGALMQWLNPKAWLASVAGMGLFAANGEVQRVWLFAALYFLICYASIACWAGAGAFLSRYLQEPARVRWLNRTMALLLAGSALYLVLG from the coding sequence ATGGAACTCTATCTGTCGATGGCCGCGTTCGCGCTGGCCTCTTCGATCACTCCGGGGCCGGTCAACCTGGTGGCGCTGAACTGCGGAGCACGCTTCGGCTTTCGTGCCAGCGGGCGGCACATAGCCGGCGCAACCATCGGTTTCACCCTGTTGCTGTTGCTCATCGGCCTCGGCTTGTACGAGCTGCTGGAGCGCGCACCGGTATTGCTGCGCGGTATCCAGTGGGGCGGGGTGGCGTTCCTGCTGTATATGGCCTGGCGGCTGGCGACCGATGACGGACGACTGCAGCCTGAAGGCGCCGCGAGTGGGCCTTCGCTGTTGCAGGGTGCGTTGATGCAATGGCTCAACCCCAAGGCGTGGCTGGCTTCCGTTGCCGGCATGGGGCTGTTCGCGGCGAACGGTGAGGTGCAGCGGGTCTGGCTGTTCGCAGCCCTGTACTTCCTGATCTGTTATGCCTCGATCGCTTGCTGGGCCGGTGCCGGCGCTTTTCTGAGTCGCTACCTGCAGGAGCCTGCGCGGGTGCGCTGGTTGAACCGGACGATGGCGTTGTTGCTGGCCGGCAGCGCGCTTTATCTCGTGCTGGGCTAG
- a CDS encoding AraC family transcriptional regulator yields MNGSDDSQPRFWRDAALPFLEARAVADGRKVCYAPHCHETFSIGAITAGASTYFNGDAQERIARGTLVLINPQTVHACNPIDGRPWSYLMFYVDARWLGALQHELGVSSDGHFIPYAPIQSLDQALFNGLTQLYATLRDPQADTLRKQSAAVEYFTLLQQTLAPAPTQPHAEPLQQLSRAADYIAEHCTEALRLEDICQAAELSPSYLIRTFKQHYGMTPHAYLLNRRIQRSQHWLRQGLDLAEIALAAGFADQAHFQRTFKRQLAATPGQYRDRTARN; encoded by the coding sequence GTGAACGGTTCGGACGATAGCCAACCCCGCTTCTGGCGCGATGCCGCGCTGCCCTTCCTCGAGGCACGTGCCGTCGCGGACGGACGCAAGGTCTGCTATGCGCCGCATTGCCATGAGACCTTTTCTATCGGCGCGATCACCGCAGGCGCCAGCACCTACTTCAACGGCGACGCTCAGGAACGAATCGCCCGCGGCACGCTGGTGCTGATCAACCCACAGACCGTGCACGCCTGTAACCCCATCGATGGTCGGCCCTGGTCATACCTGATGTTCTACGTCGACGCACGCTGGCTGGGCGCGTTGCAGCATGAGCTGGGCGTCAGCAGCGACGGTCACTTCATTCCCTACGCGCCGATCCAGAGCCTCGACCAGGCGCTGTTCAACGGGCTGACCCAGCTATACGCCACGCTGCGCGATCCGCAGGCGGACACGCTGCGCAAACAGAGCGCCGCGGTGGAATATTTCACGCTACTGCAGCAGACGCTGGCGCCCGCCCCGACTCAGCCACATGCCGAACCGTTGCAGCAGCTGAGCCGCGCTGCCGACTACATCGCCGAACATTGCACCGAGGCGCTGCGCCTGGAAGACATCTGCCAGGCTGCGGAGCTTTCGCCGTCCTACCTCATCCGCACGTTCAAGCAGCACTACGGCATGACCCCGCATGCCTATCTGCTCAACCGCCGCATCCAGCGCAGCCAGCACTGGCTGCGCCAGGGCCTGGACCTCGCCGAGATCGCGCTGGCTGCAGGCTTTGCCGACCAGGCGCACTTCCAGCGCACCTTCAAGCGCCAGCTGGCCGCAACGCCCGGCCAGTACCGCGACCGGACTGCCCGCAACTAG
- a CDS encoding DUF6746 family protein → MKTLIQSAILALTTIVAGHALADAQPSRNLAEAVKNFSDYNNRLEQAMAQGLTPESMAQIHELTYTLKDALEKINEEMDGLTDTLEEIHIASEAKDADEVKSYTSEYLKTARTVIK, encoded by the coding sequence GTGAAAACGCTTATTCAGAGCGCCATTCTGGCGCTGACCACCATCGTTGCCGGCCATGCCCTGGCCGACGCCCAGCCATCACGCAACCTGGCCGAGGCGGTGAAGAACTTTTCCGACTACAACAACCGCCTCGAACAGGCCATGGCGCAGGGTCTGACGCCCGAAAGCATGGCGCAGATCCACGAGCTGACCTACACGCTCAAGGACGCCCTGGAGAAGATCAACGAAGAGATGGATGGCCTGACCGACACCCTCGAGGAAATTCACATCGCCTCGGAAGCCAAGGACGCGGACGAAGTGAAAAGCTACACCAGCGAATACCTGAAGACCGCGCGGACAGTGATCAAGTAA
- a CDS encoding methyl-accepting chemotaxis protein codes for MMQQLTIRARLLILVGAMLTACLVIGLTGLNAQQRSVAGLNTVYLDRVVPLRDLKLIADLYAVKIVDTTHKTRSGMLTYGQARDDVRNARGEIRRLWGDFMSTKLIEAERRVVTRLEGLMKAADAPLDDLERILDRHSEKRLAAFVVNDLYPLIDPISEGFSELIHLQLGEAKAEYDEALALYERNRVLNIGLLLALLIGGGLFAMVLLRSISRPLEELKQAAASVAAGDLSRTIACRGKDEITEVQQSIRQMQQTLRDTLQDIQGSATQLASAAEELHAVTQHTAQGIHQQNEEVQMAATAVTEMSAAVDEVAGNANRTSDASRDAETVADDGRRQVTATRQTIDQLSEKLQQTAGTVTRLAEEAASIGQVVDVIRAIADQTNLLALNAAIEAARAGEAGRGFAVVADEVRNLAQRTQSSTQEIERMIGAIQSATEQSVRDMQQSSEFATRSQTMAGEADQALGLIAERVGQINEMNLVIASAAEEQAQVAREVDRNLVAIRDISEQSATGAQQTSVASDELARLATHLNQLVGRFRL; via the coding sequence ATGATGCAGCAACTGACTATCCGAGCCCGGCTGTTGATTCTGGTCGGGGCGATGCTGACCGCCTGCTTGGTGATCGGCCTGACCGGGCTGAATGCACAGCAGCGCAGCGTCGCGGGCCTCAACACTGTCTATCTCGACCGTGTCGTACCGCTGCGCGACCTCAAGCTGATCGCCGATCTGTATGCGGTGAAGATCGTCGATACCACGCACAAGACGCGAAGCGGCATGCTCACCTACGGACAGGCTCGTGATGATGTGCGTAATGCGCGCGGCGAGATTCGTCGTCTCTGGGGTGACTTCATGAGCACCAAGCTGATCGAAGCCGAACGCCGGGTGGTGACGCGCCTGGAGGGTTTGATGAAAGCTGCCGACGCTCCGCTCGACGATCTTGAGCGCATTCTCGACCGTCACAGCGAGAAGCGCCTGGCCGCGTTCGTCGTCAATGATCTGTACCCGCTGATCGACCCCATCTCCGAAGGCTTCAGCGAGCTGATTCATCTGCAGCTTGGCGAAGCCAAGGCCGAATACGACGAGGCGTTGGCACTGTACGAGCGCAACCGGGTGCTGAATATCGGCCTGTTGCTGGCGCTGCTGATTGGCGGGGGGCTGTTCGCCATGGTCCTGCTGCGCAGCATCAGCCGGCCGCTGGAAGAGCTGAAGCAGGCCGCCGCATCGGTGGCCGCCGGCGATCTGAGCCGCACCATCGCGTGTCGCGGCAAGGACGAGATCACCGAAGTGCAGCAATCGATCCGCCAGATGCAGCAAACCCTGCGCGATACGCTGCAGGATATCCAGGGCTCGGCCACCCAGCTGGCGTCCGCCGCCGAAGAGCTGCACGCGGTTACCCAGCACACTGCGCAGGGCATCCATCAGCAGAACGAGGAAGTGCAGATGGCCGCTACTGCGGTCACCGAGATGTCGGCTGCGGTGGATGAAGTGGCGGGCAACGCCAACCGCACCTCGGATGCCTCGCGCGATGCCGAGACAGTCGCCGACGACGGCCGTCGGCAGGTGACCGCCACGCGGCAGACCATCGACCAGCTGAGCGAAAAGCTGCAGCAGACTGCCGGGACAGTGACCCGGCTGGCTGAGGAGGCGGCGAGCATCGGCCAGGTGGTGGATGTGATTCGTGCGATCGCCGACCAGACCAATCTGCTCGCGCTCAACGCCGCCATCGAAGCGGCGCGGGCCGGTGAGGCCGGACGTGGCTTCGCGGTGGTCGCCGACGAGGTGCGTAACCTCGCGCAGCGCACGCAGAGCTCGACCCAGGAGATCGAACGCATGATCGGCGCGATCCAGAGCGCTACCGAGCAATCGGTGCGCGACATGCAGCAGAGCAGTGAATTCGCTACGCGCAGCCAGACCATGGCCGGCGAAGCGGATCAGGCACTGGGGCTGATCGCCGAGCGCGTCGGGCAGATCAACGAGATGAACCTGGTAATCGCCAGCGCCGCCGAGGAGCAGGCGCAGGTCGCCCGGGAGGTGGATCGCAACCTGGTGGCCATCCGCGACATCTCCGAGCAGAGCGCCACCGGTGCGCAGCAGACCTCGGTGGCCAGCGACGAACTGGCGCGCCTGGCCACGCACCTCAACCAGCTGGTCGGGCGCTTCCGTCTGTAA
- a CDS encoding alpha/beta hydrolase, with protein MQRFFLFRSKARRLCLLLIALFAVGLPVGCSVLEQKERELVFRIEPGTASWFSGLPRGIEELQLTDSAFGDQQNIHAWWWPAAEADAPALLYLHGVRWNLTGHLFRLEQLRALDFSVLAIDYRGFGQSLGDLPSERSVYADARIGWERLKELQPDASKRFIYGHSLGGAVAVDLAAELGQQAERDDAPAEARALIIESTFTSLADVATVLSDTTLPVRWLLSQKFDSLEKIDRIGMPLLVVHGTDDRYVPPRFSEQLYEAARQPKQLLLVEGATHNNSLRVALGAYGRALQALLEAGEQQLGAAQPAREDIAERG; from the coding sequence TTGCAGCGCTTCTTCCTGTTTCGCAGCAAAGCCCGCCGGCTCTGCCTGTTGCTCATCGCCCTGTTCGCCGTTGGCCTGCCGGTGGGTTGCTCGGTGCTCGAACAGAAAGAACGCGAGCTGGTGTTCCGCATCGAACCGGGCACCGCGTCCTGGTTCAGCGGCCTGCCGCGCGGCATCGAAGAGTTGCAGCTGACTGACTCGGCGTTCGGCGACCAGCAGAACATCCACGCCTGGTGGTGGCCGGCCGCCGAAGCCGATGCGCCCGCCCTGCTCTACCTGCACGGCGTGCGCTGGAACCTCACCGGCCATCTGTTCCGCCTGGAGCAGCTGCGCGCACTGGACTTTTCAGTGCTGGCCATCGACTACCGCGGCTTTGGCCAGAGCCTTGGCGACCTGCCGTCAGAACGCAGCGTGTATGCCGACGCGCGCATCGGCTGGGAACGCCTGAAGGAATTGCAGCCGGACGCCAGCAAGCGCTTCATCTACGGCCATTCCCTCGGTGGCGCGGTGGCCGTCGACCTGGCAGCGGAGCTGGGCCAGCAGGCCGAACGCGACGATGCACCGGCCGAGGCGCGCGCGCTGATCATCGAGTCGACCTTCACCTCGCTGGCCGACGTAGCGACGGTGCTGTCCGATACCACGCTGCCGGTGCGCTGGCTGCTGTCGCAGAAATTCGATTCGCTGGAGAAGATCGACCGCATCGGCATGCCGCTGCTAGTGGTGCACGGCACCGATGACCGCTATGTGCCGCCGCGTTTCAGCGAGCAGCTGTATGAGGCCGCGCGCCAGCCCAAGCAGCTACTGCTGGTCGAGGGCGCCACCCACAACAACAGCCTGCGCGTGGCACTCGGCGCCTATGGCCGTGCGTTGCAGGCCCTGCTGGAAGCCGGCGAGCAGCAGCTGGGCGCCGCACAACCGGCCCGAGAGGACATTGCCGAGCGCGGTTAA
- a CDS encoding MFS transporter, producing the protein MTAPATAATPPLSARAVLLLELALAMGGFAIGTGEFAIMGLMPDVAEGLGISEPQVGNVISTYALGVVVGAPLLAILGSRLFRRHLLLLLMGFFALGNFASALAPDYSTLMIFRFITGLPHGAYFGVAMLVAASMVPPDKRAQAVARVLMGLTVAILIGNPLATWLGQWASWRYAFALVGAIALLTVLLVALFLPLNRDEPRNSPLLEIRAFNRPQVWLALAISSIGFAGMFCVFSYMAPTLLNVTGVSAGWIPFALAAFGLGGIVGNLVGGWLFDRLRFKAVAWLLLWSALVLLVFPLAAHSVWTIFPAVFAVGTMVSLSPALQTHLMDVAADAQTLAAASNHAAFNVANALGPWLGGLAITAGFGWTSTGYIGAATAVGGLLVFAWAWKIERAVQDADARPATCCS; encoded by the coding sequence ATGACGGCGCCAGCCACTGCAGCGACTCCGCCCCTTTCCGCTCGCGCCGTGCTGTTGCTCGAACTGGCACTGGCCATGGGCGGCTTCGCCATCGGCACCGGCGAGTTCGCCATCATGGGCCTGATGCCCGACGTGGCCGAAGGGCTGGGCATCAGCGAGCCCCAGGTCGGCAACGTCATCAGCACCTATGCGCTGGGCGTAGTGGTGGGCGCACCGTTGCTGGCGATCCTCGGTTCACGGCTGTTTCGCCGGCACCTGCTGTTGCTGCTGATGGGCTTCTTCGCCCTGGGCAATTTCGCCAGCGCACTGGCGCCGGACTACTCGACGCTGATGATCTTCCGCTTCATCACCGGCCTGCCCCACGGTGCCTATTTCGGCGTGGCGATGCTGGTGGCCGCGTCCATGGTGCCGCCGGACAAGCGTGCCCAGGCCGTGGCCCGCGTGCTGATGGGCCTGACCGTGGCAATCCTGATCGGCAACCCGCTGGCCACCTGGCTCGGTCAATGGGCGAGCTGGCGCTATGCGTTCGCCCTGGTCGGCGCCATCGCCCTGCTTACGGTGCTGCTGGTGGCGCTGTTCCTGCCGCTGAACCGCGACGAGCCACGCAACAGCCCATTGCTCGAAATCCGCGCCTTCAACCGGCCGCAGGTCTGGCTGGCGCTGGCAATCAGCTCGATCGGTTTCGCCGGGATGTTCTGCGTGTTCAGCTACATGGCGCCGACGTTGCTGAACGTCACCGGTGTCAGCGCCGGCTGGATTCCGTTTGCCCTCGCCGCGTTCGGCCTTGGCGGCATCGTCGGCAACCTGGTTGGCGGCTGGCTGTTCGATCGGCTGCGCTTCAAGGCGGTCGCCTGGCTGCTGCTGTGGAGCGCGCTGGTGCTATTGGTATTCCCGCTGGCCGCGCACTCGGTGTGGACGATCTTTCCGGCAGTGTTCGCGGTCGGCACCATGGTCTCGTTGTCGCCCGCGCTACAGACCCATCTGATGGACGTCGCCGCGGATGCCCAGACCCTGGCAGCCGCCTCCAATCACGCCGCCTTCAATGTCGCCAATGCGCTTGGGCCCTGGCTCGGCGGGCTGGCGATCACTGCCGGTTTCGGCTGGACGTCCACCGGCTATATCGGTGCCGCCACTGCCGTGGGCGGCCTGCTGGTGTTCGCCTGGGCGTGGAAGATCGAGCGCGCGGTACAGGACGCCGACGCCCGGCCGGCGACCTGCTGCTCCTGA
- a CDS encoding methyl-accepting chemotaxis protein yields the protein MKLLFSPAELLMNRLNYPSKFALIGLLVFLAFASLMWTIASQLNRTIERAENELVASALARPLSKLVELTQQHRGVSAILLGGNVAMADRRTALQASVDAAVAEMNRTLADDKRAMREWQDISRGWDEIKRSVQGWSQPQSYQAHTALIGELLNFQTLLSDAYGLTFDPEPQTYYLMTTAVNRLPFLIERLGRLRGSASAMLARGEISDEQRTALIVVTEEIRSATVEMERSMEKVIAQRPELQTQLNRAVATLRERGEAVDRVVQGMVVRGDFSSTSSAQFFDMTTEAIGIGYTQMYDVLLPSLDQLLQQRIDDARQMLLGNLAMLLVVLAVIGYLSVGAYLSVMTSIRSLRDGSERLAAGDLTAHIQLAARDELRYVAGSFNDMAEAMRQLIGSIKSNSDHVADSARSLATASGQIHVASQCQSDAASSMAAAVEQMTVGIESIARNAGEADALANRSGELSRQGGEIVAAVVEEISQIAISVGDSARTVAELGERSGQISAIVGVIGDIAAQTNLLALNAAIEAARAGDQGRGFAVVADEVRKLAERTANSTKEIAQMVSAIQQGTEGAVQGMEQGVAKVNEGVARAQRAGEAMGGIREAANQVLSTVAEISNALREQSAASAEIAQQVTTIARMAEENGEAVGTNHHTASRLSDLAGTLLDNVSRFKAG from the coding sequence ATGAAACTCCTGTTTTCCCCAGCTGAACTGCTGATGAACCGTCTCAACTATCCGAGCAAGTTCGCTTTAATCGGCTTGTTGGTGTTTCTCGCCTTCGCCAGCCTGATGTGGACCATCGCCAGTCAGCTCAACCGCACCATCGAGCGTGCCGAGAACGAGCTGGTGGCGTCCGCCCTGGCGCGGCCGCTGTCCAAGCTCGTCGAGTTGACCCAGCAGCATCGCGGCGTATCGGCGATATTGTTGGGCGGCAATGTGGCCATGGCCGATCGCCGAACCGCACTGCAAGCCAGCGTCGATGCGGCCGTCGCGGAAATGAACCGCACCTTGGCCGATGACAAGCGCGCCATGCGCGAATGGCAGGACATCAGCCGCGGCTGGGACGAGATCAAGCGCAGCGTGCAGGGTTGGTCGCAGCCGCAGAGCTATCAGGCGCATACCGCACTGATCGGCGAGCTGCTGAATTTCCAGACGCTGCTCTCCGATGCTTACGGCCTGACTTTCGATCCGGAGCCGCAGACCTATTACCTCATGACCACCGCGGTCAACCGCCTGCCATTTCTCATCGAACGCTTGGGCCGTCTGCGCGGCAGTGCGTCGGCCATGCTGGCCCGGGGCGAAATCAGCGATGAGCAGCGCACGGCGTTGATCGTCGTGACCGAGGAGATCCGTTCGGCCACGGTGGAGATGGAACGCAGCATGGAAAAGGTCATCGCCCAGCGACCGGAGCTGCAGACGCAGCTCAACCGCGCGGTGGCGACCCTGCGTGAGCGCGGCGAAGCGGTCGACCGGGTGGTGCAGGGCATGGTGGTGCGTGGCGATTTCAGCAGCACCTCGTCGGCGCAGTTCTTCGACATGACCACCGAAGCGATCGGCATCGGCTACACGCAGATGTACGACGTGCTGCTGCCGAGCCTGGACCAATTGCTGCAGCAGCGCATCGACGACGCGCGGCAGATGCTGCTCGGCAACCTCGCCATGCTGCTGGTGGTACTGGCAGTGATCGGCTATCTCTCGGTGGGCGCCTACCTGTCGGTGATGACCAGCATTCGCAGCCTGCGCGACGGCAGCGAGCGGCTCGCCGCTGGCGATCTCACTGCACACATCCAGCTGGCCGCACGGGACGAGCTGCGTTACGTGGCTGGAAGCTTCAATGACATGGCCGAGGCCATGCGCCAGTTGATCGGCAGCATCAAGAGCAACTCCGACCACGTCGCCGACTCGGCGCGCAGCCTGGCGACCGCTTCGGGGCAGATTCATGTCGCCTCGCAGTGCCAGAGCGATGCGGCATCGAGCATGGCGGCTGCAGTGGAACAGATGACCGTTGGCATCGAGAGCATCGCGCGCAACGCCGGTGAGGCCGATGCACTGGCCAATCGCTCCGGTGAACTGTCACGCCAGGGCGGCGAAATCGTTGCGGCCGTAGTCGAGGAAATCAGCCAGATCGCCATATCGGTAGGCGACTCGGCGCGCACCGTCGCCGAGCTGGGCGAGCGTTCCGGGCAGATCTCCGCCATCGTCGGGGTGATCGGCGATATCGCCGCACAGACCAACCTGCTGGCGCTGAACGCGGCGATCGAGGCCGCGCGGGCGGGCGATCAGGGGCGTGGTTTTGCCGTGGTGGCTGACGAGGTGCGCAAGCTGGCCGAGCGTACCGCCAATTCCACCAAGGAAATCGCGCAGATGGTTTCGGCCATTCAGCAGGGCACCGAGGGCGCGGTGCAGGGTATGGAGCAGGGCGTTGCCAAGGTCAACGAGGGCGTCGCCCGCGCTCAGCGCGCCGGCGAGGCCATGGGTGGCATTCGTGAGGCGGCCAACCAGGTACTGTCCACTGTCGCGGAGATTTCCAATGCGCTGCGTGAGCAGAGCGCGGCATCCGCCGAAATCGCTCAGCAGGTGACGACCATCGCGCGCATGGCCGAGGAGAATGGCGAGGCGGTGGGCACCAACCACCACACCGCCAGCCGTCTCAGTGATCTGGCCGGCACCCTGCTGGACAATGTCAGCCGCTTCAAGGCAGGTTGA
- a CDS encoding DUF3147 family protein: protein MSWIITKYALTAAMVVLVSEAAKRSDKFGGFIAALPLITILTLIWLYLENQSPEKIANHARYTFWYVLPTLPMFLAFPLLLPRLGFWLALLTSAVITVVCFGLFTLLMRPFGVELL from the coding sequence ATGTCCTGGATCATCACCAAGTACGCGCTGACCGCCGCCATGGTGGTACTGGTTTCGGAAGCGGCCAAGCGCAGCGACAAGTTCGGCGGTTTCATCGCCGCCCTGCCGCTCATTACCATTCTTACGCTGATCTGGCTGTACCTGGAAAATCAGTCGCCGGAGAAAATCGCCAACCACGCCCGGTATACCTTCTGGTATGTCCTGCCGACCTTGCCGATGTTCCTGGCTTTTCCGCTGCTGCTTCCGCGGCTGGGCTTCTGGCTGGCGTTGCTGACAAGCGCTGTCATCACCGTCGTCTGCTTTGGTCTGTTCACGCTGCTCATGCGCCCGTTTGGGGTGGAGCTGCTGTGA